From Apis mellifera strain DH4 linkage group LG5, Amel_HAv3.1, whole genome shotgun sequence, the proteins below share one genomic window:
- the LOC724700 gene encoding putative transferase CAF17 homolog, mitochondrial yields MIFNTMIVHLKKFIPSFCKLDNLGKIQTKLVRYNSSQSSPRILEQLKNKSLLRVRGNEVLIFLQGLITNDMKHFEEGAANLYALFLNTKGRVMYDVIIYRSQEDNVYYIECDSQAAESLQKHLKMYRVRRKIDIDYLEDSVNVWAFFDPIQHMNNKHINNRQKLEGLIFPCGTLNNKVSKIVDNIMIYEDPRLSDLGIRILAASEIERHKIIKHLNSNALDSANHLSYKAFRYKLGVPEGIEDLPPGKPLPLEVNCDYLHGVSFHKGCYIGQELTARTYHTGVVRKRLMPLLFNEVPNKSFSYDEKIINETGNVVGKFRGIENQYGLGLMRINDSLNAQSLTISNIKLKVSKPIWWPQELQKQIVSVNKTE; encoded by the coding sequence atgatatttaatacaatgatTGTTCatctcaaaaaatttattccatcatTCTGCAAACTGGATAATCTTGGAAAAATACAAACAAAACTTGTTAGATATAATTCTTCGCAATCTTCACCCAGAATCTTAGAAcagctgaaaaataaaagcttATTACGGGTTAGAGGGaatgaagttttaattttcttacaaGGATTGATTACAAATGATATGAAACATTTTGAAGAAGGGGCAGCAAATTTATAtgcattatttctaaatactaAGGGTAGAGTTATGTATGATGTTATTATCTATAGAAGTCAAGAAGATAATGTGTACTATATTGAATGTGACTCACAAGCTGCAGAATCAttacaaaaacatttaaaaatgtatcgaGTTAGAAGGAAAATAGATATAGATTATTTAGAAGATAGTGTAAATGTTTGGGCATTCTTCGATCCTATTCaacatatgaataataaacatattaataataggcAAAAGCTTGAAGGTTTAATATTTCCATGTGGTactcttaataataaagtaagcAAAATAgttgataatattatgatttatgaaGATCCTAGATTATCTGATTTAGGTATCAGAATTTTAGCAGCATCAGAAATTGAaagacataaaataataaaacatttaaattcaaatgcaTTGGATTCTGCTAATCATTTGAGTTACAAAGCATTTCGTTATAAACTTGGTGTTCCAGAAGGTATTGAAGATTTGCCACCAGGAAAACCATTACCATTAGAAGTAAACTGTGATTATTTGCATGGTGTTAGTTTTCATAAAGGTTGTTACATTGGTCAAGAACTTACAGCACGTACCTATCATACTGGTGTTGTAAGGAAACGTTTGATgcctttattatttaatgaagttcctaataaatctttttcatatgatgaaaaaattattaatgaaactgGTAATGTAGTAGGTAAATTTAGAggaattgaaaatcaatatgGATTAGGCTTAATGCGAATCAATGACTCTCTGAATGCCCAATCACTtactatatcaaatattaagttaaaagTATCAAAACCTATTTGGTGGCCACAAGAATTGCAAAAGCAAATTGTTTCCGTTAATAAAAcagaatga
- the LOC411091 gene encoding RNA-binding protein 34 → MVKAVSTKNKDLISKNSLNSPKDGFIHKKKNQKFKQTPTGRVPLINGSKVQNNSSMKQQNLQMQKNNSSQKSPEQNKKLKKKNQEKNDKKQEPLKKQSIKKNVKVEEVESDSEDDINEGIKLEDSIMENSDDNENESFDNDDDDDESEEEEGTVRNILGSSLADESDEDDEDYEENKDTKVNKGIKMFDGSKTNDKSTDSIQDSSELSSIMEDSMIDDSDDEIDEEEEEEEENEDEDEDEDEDEEEEVDEEEAEEEEEEEEDDDDNEESGNEEEGDEEEGDESTLGLKALLSNSIAEDDDDDEDFVEPDENDEDDDISDEEEEEEGEEENKVQKNSSSNKNNKISMDTSLEEIKEDEKTIFVGNLPKDVTKKKLKKIFKQFGKIDTIRLRGKIAKSANVSKRVAAIKNELHPKLKSVYAYIKFVSKESVKESLSMNGTEFEGNYLRVNASNKSENKFDSKKSIFLGNLHYNIDDNTIIKHFKQCGEIESVRVIRDNKTGVGKGFGYVNFKNEDAVTLALELDGTTISNREVRVKPVVDQYKKKKDKYRKRSHSTENTQTVSHKKLKNDIEVPASVRNKENAMKRINEKGKKLEKKQTNSQQEKKFQGQKADANKKKKKPTKFEKKKKLLAEKLTAKSKKPSN, encoded by the exons ATGGTTAAAGCAGTATCgacgaaaaataaagatctaatttctaaaaactCATTAAATTCACCAAAAGAtggatttatacataaaaaaaagaatcaaaaatttaaacaaacacCAACAGGTAGAGTCCCATTGATTAATGGATCAAAAGTTCAAAATAATAGTAGCATGAAGcaacaaaatttacaaatgcagaaaaataattcatctcAAAAGTCTCcggaacaaaacaaaaaattaaaaaagaaaaatcaagaaaaaaatgacaaaaagcAAGAGCCTCTTAAGAAACaatcaataaagaaaaatgtgaaaGTTGAAGAAGTAGAATCTGATTCAGAAGATGATATTAACGAGGGtattaaattagaagataGCATAATGGAAAATAGtgatgataatgaaaatgaatcatttgataatgatgatgatgatgatgagagtgaagaagaagaaggaactgTTAGAAATATTCTTGGATCTAGTCTAGCAGATGAAAGTGATGAAGATGATGAAGATTACGAGGAAAACAAAGATACAAAAgtaaataaaggaataaaaatgtttgatggatcaaaaacaaatgataaaagCACTGATTCTATTCAAGATAGTTCTGAATTATCATCAATTATGGAAGATTCTATGATTGATGATAGTGATGATGAGattgatgaagaagaagaagaagaagaagaaaatgaagatgaagatgaagatgaagatgaagatgaggaagaagaagtagatgaagaagaagctgaagaagaggaagaagaggaagaagatgatgatgataatgaagaATCAGGAAATGAAGAAGAGGGTGATGAAGAAGAGGGTGATGAATCTACTTTAGGTTTAAAAGCACTCTTGAGTAACAGTATTGCTgaggatgatgatgatgatgaagatTTTGTTGAACCAGATGAAAATGATGAAGATGATGATATAAGTgatgaagaagaggaagaagaaggagaagaagaaaataaggtacaaaaaaattcttcatcaaataaaaataataaaataagtatggATACTTCTTTagaggaaataaaagaagatgaaaaaacaatttttgttgGTAATCTTCCAAAAGAtgtaacgaagaaaaaattgaaaaaaatatttaagcaatttggaaaaattgatacaatACGTTTAAGAGGTAAAATAGCAAAATCCGCAAACGTATCTAAAAGAGTTGCAGCTATTAAAAATGAGTTGCATCCTAAATTGAAATCGGtttatgcatatattaaatttgtatctaAAGAATCTGTTAAAGAATCTTTATCTATGAATGGAACAGAATTTGaaggaaattatttaagaGTAAATGCATCTAATAAATCagagaataaatttgattcaaaaaaaagtatattccttggaaatttacattata atattgatgataatacaattataaaacacTTTAAACAATGTGGTGAAATAGAATCTGTACGAGTAATTAGAGACAACAAAACTGGAGTAGGCAAAGGATTTggatatgttaattttaagaatgaaGATGCAGTGACATTAGCATTAGAACTTGATGGTACAACAATTTCAAATAGAGAAGTTAGAGTAAAACCAGTTGTTgatcaatataaaaagaagaaagacaaatatagaaaaagatcaCATTCTACAGAAAATACTCAAACAGtttcacataaaaaattaaaaaatgacatTGAAGTACCAGCATCa gttcgtaataaagaaaatgctatgaaaagaataaatgagaaggggaaaaaacttgaaaaaaaacaaactaattcacaacaagaaaaaaaatttcagggCCAAAAAGCTgatgcaaataaaaagaagaaaaaacctactaagtttgaaaaaaagaaaaaacttctgGCAGAAAAGCTTACAGCTAAATCTAAAAAACCGTCAAATTAA